From the genome of Candidatus Zixiibacteriota bacterium:
TGACATCAGTTCGATTGTCTTGGTCTTGGCGGCTCGGTTCTCACGCAGGTAGGCATAGTCACTCTTGGTAGTCCGCACGAAGTCGTCGCGCCCACTGCTATCCAGAAGATCGGCGACGACACCGGGGCAGCGAGAAGCATCGGCCACATAGTTGACCGGACCGTTATAAGCCGGATCGATTCTGAGGGCGGTATGCAGTCGTGAAGTTGTGGCGCCGCCGATCAAGAGCGGCATCTCCATCCCGCGTCGATCCATCTCCCGTGCCACCTCGACCATCTCCTGAAGCGAGGGCGTGATCAGACCGCTCAACCCGACGATATCGTACTCGCCCTCAATCGCAGTATCCAGTATTTTATCACCCGGCACCATCACACCCAGATCGTCTACCCGGTAGCCATGGCAACCCATAACCACGGCGACCAAATTCTTGCCGATATCGTGCACGTCCCCTTTGACCGTGGCCACCAGAATCTTCCCGCGCGAAGACTCCCCGCTCTCTTTTTTTTCGGCTTCCAGATAAGGCGTCAGGACAGCCACTGCCTTTTTCATTACACGCGCCGTCTTCACTACCTGCGGCAGGAACATCTTCCCGGACCCGAACAGCTCCCCCACTTTGTCCATTCCGTCCATAAGGGGTCCCTCGATCACCAGTAGTGCGTCGCCCATCTCGCGCCGTGCCGCTTCGGCATCTTCCTCGATAAAGTCGGCAATCCCGGCCACCAGAGCATAAGACAATCGCTGAGTCACCGCCCAGCCTCGCCAGTCGTCGTCTTTAGCAAGTTTGGATTTCTTGCGCGAGGTCCCTTCGGCCAGTTCGGCCATCCGAGCGGTGGCCTCGGGGTGATGGTTCAGGATTACATCTTCGGCCACCTGCCTCAGTTTTGGTTCGATGTCCTCGTAGCCGATCAACTGACCGGCGTTGACAATGCCCATGTCCATCCCGGCCTGGACAGCGTGATAAAGAAAGACGGAGTGCATGGCCTCCCGCACCACGTCATGACCTCGGAACGAGAACGACAAGTTGCTCACGCCGCCACTGACCAGACAATGCGGTAGTGTCTCTTTGATCGTGCGACAGGCCTTGAGAAAACCGACGGCATAATCGTTGTGCTCATCCATCCCGGTGGCGATGGTGAGTATGGCCGGGTCTATGATAATATCTTCGGGAGGGAAACCGTTCTCGACTAACAGATGATAACAGCGCGTACAGATATCGATCTTGCGCTGATAGCTGTCCGCCTGCCCTTGTTCATCGAAAGCCATCAGCACAACCGCAGCACCGTACTTTCGCACCAACTTAGCCCGTCTTAGAAACTCTTCCTGGCCGTCCTTCAGGCTGATCGAGTTTACCACACCTTTCCCCTGTACGCATTTCAGACCGGCCTCGATTACGGACCAATCGGAAGAATCAATCATGACGGGAACGCGACTGATCTGCGGGTCCGAGGCCACCATATTGAGAAAGCGGGTCATGGCCGCCACCGCGTCCAAAAGCGGGGCGTCCATGTTGACATCTATGATTTGCGCACCGCCGATGACCTGGCCACGGGCGATCTTTAACGCCTCTTCATACTTGTCTTCGCGGATTAGTCGTGCAAACTTCGCCGAACCGGCCACGTTGGTGCGTTCACCGACATTGATGAACAACGAGTCGGGACGAATCTCCAACGCTTCCAGCCCGGACAAGCGACAGCGCGTCGGAACAACCGGCACCCGACGCGGGGCGATACCGGCGACGGCCTCTGCTATGGCTTTGATGTGTTCGGGTGTCGTGCCGCAGCATCCGCCAACGATATTGACCAGCCCTGCCTCGGCGAACTCTTTTAACATTGATGCGATTTGCTCGGGCCTTTCGTCGTAGCCGCCCAGTTCGTTGGGTAGCCCGGCGTTGGGATGAACGGTCACGAAAGTGTCGGCCACTTTCGACAGCGCTTTCAGGTGCGGGCGTAATGCCTCGGCGCCCAGTGCGCAGTTCAAACCGACCAGAAGCGGCGCGGCATGGGCCACCGAAATCCAGAAGGCTTCGGTGGTCTGGCCCGACAAAGTGCGCCCGGATGCATCGGTAATCGTTCCGGAGACCCAAACCGGCACCTCGCGCGCGCCGGCCTCGAACAGTTCAGCGATGGCAAACAGGGCTGCCTTGCCGTTGAGCGTGTCGAAGATCGTTTCGACCATCAGAACGTCAACACCGCCTTCAAGCAGCGCCGCCGCTTGCTCTTTGTAGACAGTGACCAGTTGATCGAACGTGACGTTACGAGAGGCCGGGTCTTCAACGTTGGGTGAGATTGAGCAGGTGCGGTTTGTCGGTCCCAGCGATCCGGCCACGAAACGCGGCTTTGATGGGTCCTTCTCAGCAGCACGATCTGCTGCTGCGCGGGCCAGACGAGCTGCGGCCACGTTCATGTCGTGCACAAACGGTTCGGTTTGGTAGTCGGCTTGTGAGATACTATTGGCGATGAAACTGTTGGTGGTGAGAATGTCGGCGCCGGCTTTCAGGTAGGCTTCGTAGATGCCGGTGATTACATCCGGGCGGGTCAGACTCAGGATGTCGCCGTTGCCGCGCAGGTCAACCGGGTGATCGGCGAATTGTTCACCACGATAGTCCGCTTCGGCCAGCTCGTGCGACTGGATCAGCGACCCGTACCCTCCGTCGAGCACAAGGATGCGCTTTTCAAGCTGTTCGGCGATTGAATTGTCCGACCTTGCCGACATTCGAGCCTCGCTGTGATTTCGTCTACGCCTGTAACCTGCCAACCACCCCTTCCCCACTTCATCGGATCAGCGCAAGAAGGGGTTAGGAATAATACGGGAGAAACGGATGATTGCACAGCGAAAAGTGGACCGTTGATGATTATCTTTGTAGAGCAGAACCGCTTCTGGTTCTGCCGCACTTCAGCTCCGACCCAAAAGACGAACCCCTCTTAACAGTAGGTCGAAACCCCTGTGGTTTCGACATCACGCGCCTTGAAAGCCATTTATGGCCGCGTGACTCTTTGGCTTTGTCTTTGTGACCCAAGATGTCGAAACCCGTCCTTCGCCTACGCTCAGGACGCCCCTTCGGGTCAGGGGTTTCGACCTACAAGAGGACGACAGCGTTCATGCTTCGACTCCGCTCAGCATGAGGTTAGGTTTGCCGCGTAGGGTGGGGGCTTGTCTCCCACCGCTGACACAAGGCCCGCCACTACGCACTGTGATGTGAGCGGCAGGTCACACGAATCCGCTAGCGCGTGATTCGCAAGACCTGCCGTAACGTGTTATACTCCGCCTAATTCTTCCTTGACCGATTTGTCCGCATTCGGTACTATTTGAAGGCAGTTTACCTTGAGACGACAGGTGGCCAGTAGTTGAACGCCCAAGAAGTAGCTGGCAGCAACAGGTCAGTGGCTTCAGTCAACATATTGATTTGAACCTCTGAACCAAACCTCGTCAAAGGAGACCTCCATAGTGTCAGACAATGAAAGCAGACCTTTTTACGCAAACCCAATGATAATGGTCCCCGCGGTGGTTGCTATCATTGGC
Proteins encoded in this window:
- the metH gene encoding methionine synthase gives rise to the protein MSARSDNSIAEQLEKRILVLDGGYGSLIQSHELAEADYRGEQFADHPVDLRGNGDILSLTRPDVITGIYEAYLKAGADILTTNSFIANSISQADYQTEPFVHDMNVAAARLARAAADRAAEKDPSKPRFVAGSLGPTNRTCSISPNVEDPASRNVTFDQLVTVYKEQAAALLEGGVDVLMVETIFDTLNGKAALFAIAELFEAGAREVPVWVSGTITDASGRTLSGQTTEAFWISVAHAAPLLVGLNCALGAEALRPHLKALSKVADTFVTVHPNAGLPNELGGYDERPEQIASMLKEFAEAGLVNIVGGCCGTTPEHIKAIAEAVAGIAPRRVPVVPTRCRLSGLEALEIRPDSLFINVGERTNVAGSAKFARLIREDKYEEALKIARGQVIGGAQIIDVNMDAPLLDAVAAMTRFLNMVASDPQISRVPVMIDSSDWSVIEAGLKCVQGKGVVNSISLKDGQEEFLRRAKLVRKYGAAVVLMAFDEQGQADSYQRKIDICTRCYHLLVENGFPPEDIIIDPAILTIATGMDEHNDYAVGFLKACRTIKETLPHCLVSGGVSNLSFSFRGHDVVREAMHSVFLYHAVQAGMDMGIVNAGQLIGYEDIEPKLRQVAEDVILNHHPEATARMAELAEGTSRKKSKLAKDDDWRGWAVTQRLSYALVAGIADFIEEDAEAARREMGDALLVIEGPLMDGMDKVGELFGSGKMFLPQVVKTARVMKKAVAVLTPYLEAEKKESGESSRGKILVATVKGDVHDIGKNLVAVVMGCHGYRVDDLGVMVPGDKILDTAIEGEYDIVGLSGLITPSLQEMVEVAREMDRRGMEMPLLIGGATTSRLHTALRIDPAYNGPVNYVADASRCPGVVADLLDSSGRDDFVRTTKSDYAYLRENRAAKTKTIELMSPSEAYERRPILDWEEFTPAEVASPGITLFEDYPIAEVVPYIDWTPFFNVWKLPGRYPNILSSEKYGADARKLMDDAECLMARLVGEKLLTAKAVLGLFPANSTGEDIELYTDDSRREVLTVFHMLRRQQPLKEGGSVSLADFVAPKEMGVADYMGAFVTSAGFGVEQLVQEFDRDHDDYSAILTKALADRLAEALTERLHERVRREFWGYARDEMLDNEELIQEKYYGIRPAPGYPSCPDHTEKKTLLTLLDAERRIGVVATESFALSPAATVCGYYFGHPQSHYFPLGKIDMVQLQQYAERKSMPLDQARRWLAPNLIDE